A single window of Salvia splendens isolate huo1 chromosome 8, SspV2, whole genome shotgun sequence DNA harbors:
- the LOC121743284 gene encoding phosphatidylinositol transfer protein 3-like: MTSYLRQKFQSLTVSEDAKHGDLDSQNREEIERTRILTAKALVLQQDPSAKDVDDLMIRRFLRARDLDVDKASAMFLKYLKWRRESIPNGFISPSEITNELAQNKLFVQGHDKAGRPIMLVFAARHKPASTTVEEIKRFVIYILEKICSRMPNGHEKFTTIADLHGWGYANSDIRGYLAALTILQDCYPERLGKLLIINAPYIFMTAWKMVYPFIDKNTKRRIVFVEDKKLRPTLLQDIDEDQLPDSVGGPLKLVPIQDC; encoded by the exons ATGACTTCGTATCTGCGGCAGAAGTTTCAGTCTCTCACAGTCTCCGAAGATGCAAAACATGGTGACCTCGACTCACAGAATAGAGAAGAAATTGAGCGGACTAGAATTCTAACTGCGAAAGCTCTTGTTCTTCAACAAGATCCCTCTGCTAAG GATGTGGATGACTTGATGATCCGTAGGTTTCTTCGGGCTCGTGATCTCGATGTTGACAAGGCGTCAGCCATGTTTCTAAAGTACTTGAAATGGAGGAGAGAATCTATTCCAAATGGCTTCATATCTCCATCCGAAATCACTAATGAACTGGCCCAGAATAAGTTATTTGTGCAAGGTCATGACAAGGCCGGACGCCCCATCATGCTCGTTTTCGCAGCCCGCCACAAGCCTGCATCCACTACCGTGGAAGAGATCAAGC GATTTGTCATTTACATTCTTGAGAAAATATGTAGCAG AATGCCAAACGGACATGAGAAGTTCACTACCATTGCTGATCTACATGGATGGGGCTATGCAAACAGCGACATTCGCGGATATCTTGCTGCTTTAACTATTCTGCAA GATTGCTACCCGGAGAGGCTGGGCAAGTTGTTGATCATCAACGCGCCCTACATATTCATGACTGCATGGAAGATGGTTTACCCATTTATTGACAAAAACACAAAGAGAAGG aTTGTTTTCGTGGAGGACAAAAAACTAAGACCTACTCTGCTCCAAGATATTGATGAGGATCAGCTTCCCGATTCTGTCGGAGGGCCCCTGAAGTTAGTACCCATTCAGGACTGCTGA